DNA from Homo sapiens chromosome 1, GRCh38.p14 Primary Assembly:
ctcagcctcctgagaagctgggactacaggcatgcgtcaccacgcccagctaatcttgtatttttagtggagacagggtttctccacgttgatcaggctggtctcaaactccggacctcaggtgatccgcccacctcagcctcccaaagtgctgggattacaggcatgagccaccatgcccggccccaagcttgcttttataacaacccactGCTTTGAGAACTAACTCACTTCTGCTAATCTATTATGAGGCTTCTAccctcatgacccagtcacctcttagaggcccccacctcttaatactgttacattggcaattaagtttccaacacatgaacttttggggGACAGACACTTTCAAACCACAGCAGGGGGTGTGGGCTCAAAACTGAATTTGGTGAATCTAGAGAGAGTGGTGCTATGGATGGAGACTGGAAGGAGGTATTGCAAAGTTCATGGTAGCAACCCCTCATGTGCTACAACCTCACAGTCTTCTGTTTTGTAATTACACCGTGGGAGCAGTGACCCTTGGTAAGAACTGATAACTATGGTGCTGTTATGGAGGATTTAAAACATATTGCTTATGGttaagcacggtggctcatccctgtaatcccagcactttgggaggccgagacaggtgaatcacttgaggttaggaattcaagaccagcctggccaacatggtgaaaccccgtctactaaaaatacaaaaattagccaggcatggtggcgggctcctgtaatcccagctactcgagaggctgaggcagaagagtcgcttgaacccaggaggcagaggttgcggtgagccaagatcgtgccactgcactccagcctggacaacagagtgagtgagaccccatctcaaaaaagaaaaaattgggccgggggcagtggctcacacctgtaatcccagcactttgggaggccgaggcgggcggatcacctgaggttgggagttcaagaccagcctgaccagcatggagaagccctgtctctactaaaaatacaaaattagccgggcgtggtggagcatgcctttaatcccagctacttgggaggctgaggcaggagaatcgcttgaacccaggaggaggaggttgtggtgagccaagatcgcgccattgcactccagcctgggcaacaagagtgaaattccggctccaaaaaataaaacaaaaaattgtattGCTTACTAGTCTTTGAAGTCTTTATCACTAGCAGTCTGCCTTAACCTTGTGTACTAGTCCTATATTTAAGTTGTGAGACATCAGAAACTGGGTCCTTTAactgagaaatttctttcttgGTCCTGAGAGACTAATGCATGTTATCAGAACTtattcaggtttttgttttgttacgtgtgtgtgtgtttttttagtgTGGCCTTTTATATATCCCCAAGATCATCTTCAGTATAGCAAATTAGATACTATGCATGTAATATAAGGCTTGCAcgtctttttttaaagtatttattcctcctgtctaaccgAAATGTTTTACCCTTTGATCAGCATCTCTCGATTCCCCCtgctcccagcttctggtaaccacaattattctctctgtttctatgtgtCGAggttttttttagcttccacatataagtaagaacgtgcagtatttgtcattttgtgcctggcttatttctcttagtgtcctccagtttcatccatgttgttgcaagtgacacAATTGACATCTTTTATAAGGCTGGTATTCCGTTGTGTAATATACTGCATTTTCCTTATCTGTTCGTCTGTTGATTctataacttggctattgtgaataattacTCAGTAAACATGGGATTGTAGATATCTCTTGGACATACATATTTCATATcgtttggatatatacccagaagtggattgctggatcatatggtaactatttttagttttttgaggagctACATACTccattgttttccacagtggctgtgttACATTCCCCCCAACTGTGTActagagttcccttttctctgcatcctctccaaacttgttatctttcatctttttttttttttttttgagatggagtctcactctgtcgcccaggctggagtgcagtagtgcgatcctggctcattgcaacctccacctcctgggttcaagcgatcctcctgcctcagcctcccgaatagctgggactacaggcgcgtgccaccatacctggctaatattttgtatttttagtagagacagggtttcaccgtgttagccaggatggtttcgatctcctgacctcatgatcccccctcctcagcctcccaaagtgctggggattacaggcatgagccactgcgcccggcctcatctttttcatcatagccattctgacaggtgtgaggtggCTTGCccatatttttaaagagttgcttaaggccgggcatggtggctcacacctgtaatcctagcactttgggaggctgaggcaggtggatcacttgagcccatgagttcgagaccagtctgggcaacatggcgaaaccccatctctcctaaaaatacaaaaactgaggtgggaagatcacctgagcctggggaggtcgaggctgcagtgaactgtgatcacgccactgtgctccagcctgggtgacagagtgagaccccatttcaaaaaaaaaagttgtttaatgAGAAGGTCGTAGCTGATCTATACTTACATAATTCTGGGAACAATTAtagtatttgttgttgttatctgAGTGTTCTCTGTGTTGGTtgctggggagaaaaagaaacaagttggTAGTCGCTCTTCTCCGTGGTAGATATGCTTGATTTGGGAACGAGTACTGAATATagttgaaaagagaagaaattggtATTCCTTATTTCCTTATTCAGTTTTCTGCCTGCTGAAAGCAATAAGTATGTTACCTCACATTCCTCCCTTATTGTTTGCTTGCAGTAGTCCCCCTCAGAGTAGTACTTGAAAGTTGGAAATAGGTAGAAATGTGAACCTTGTATAGTAGGGCTAATCAAGGGTTGTCTCCCAAGACCAGGCAGGAGCCAAAGGAAACACAAATTCAGTCTgaaggaaaagttaaaaaaaaaaaaacacagttggGTACACACAAGGGGGCAAGTGaaaggcaaaatataaaatagaggATTTCAGTGTGTACCCAATTGAGAGTGCTCACTGTGCTAGAGTGAAACCTGAGAGTTACTAAGAATAACTTCACATATCCAGGCAGTCAGGTTTGGGGTATGGGAGAGAGAACAGAATCCTGCCTCAGATGCCATACTCCCTGTCCTGCATACTGAGCAAGACTGTCTAGTTCGCTTCATTCTTCAGATAGTTTGGACTCGTTGCTCACCTTCCTGGGGGAGCTTTTGGAGGTCGCAGAAGATTCTGGTGACTCTTGGAAAggatatttttattagatttgaTTATAGCTGAGAGTTGTCCAGCTTCCAGAAGAGTAGGACCTAACTCATTTTCCTTAAGTAagtaatttgttttaaagtttaaattttttaaaaaactttttaaaagtttttcagcTTTGTCTGTTGACtgacaagattttttttattccagTACAAAGGACTAAGTTAAAAGTGAAGTCATTATTGCCTTTTGTTAGTTTACCTTGTGAATGGCATTTGAGATCCTGGAACATACATCTCCCAGTTTGGTTGCCGTTTCTTTCTGCCTGATACTTTTGATGATGGTGCTCTCTCTGCTTGGTCTCAGGACAGGCCGAGAGCTTCTGGCATAGCATTCAAACTCAAGAAAGCTTGCTACTTCAATTTTTACTTATGGAAGACTATTCTCTCCCCAGATTTTTGCAGCTCAAGTGGCAGTCCTCCTTTCCAGCCCATCAAAAGCCACGTAACCATTCCAACAGCCCATGTGATGCCTTCTACTTTAGGGACCTCTCCTGCCAAGCCAAATTCTACACCTGTTGGACCCTCTTCCTCTAAACTCCCTTTGTCAGGGTTGGCTGAAAGTGTGGGAATGACAAGAAATGGAGACCTCGGTGcaatgaaacattctccaggccTATCTAGAGATCTCATGTATTTCTCTGGTGCTACTGGAGAAAATGGAATTGAGCAGTCCTGGTTTCCAGCAGTGGGCCATGAAAGACAAGAAGAGGCGAGGAAGTTTGATATTCCTAGCATGGAATCTACCCTCAATCAGTCGGCAATGATGGAGACACTTTATTCAGATCCTCACCACCGAGTCCGCTTCCACAACCCAAGAACCAGCACAAGTAAGGAGTTGTACAGAGTGTTGCCTGAGGCCAAGAAGGCACCGGGCAGCGGGGCAGTGTTTGAGCGGAATGGACCACATTCTAATAGCAGTGGGGTCCTCCCTTTGGGACTCCAGCCTGCTCCCGGGCTCTCCAAGCCTCTGCCCTCTCAGGTGTGGCAGCCGAGTCCTGACACTTGGCATCCCCGAGAGCAATCTTGTGAACTCAGCACTTGTCGGCAGCAGCTGGAATTGATTCGTTTACAGATGGAGCAAATGCAGGTAGAGGTCTATCTTTCCTTGGATTTTCTAGGTTCTGTACAGTTCTTAGAATTGTAATAGCTTTTGTCCTTTGAATTTTGGCTTAAAGAAAATAGCTGTAAAAAGAAGGAAGATGTTTGTAGACAGGAAATACAGGCTTGTGAGCTGTTGGCCATTGAATCTGTTTGGTAGTCAAATTAAGCACCAGATAGGGTCTCCAAAATAGCAAAAGGTTACAAAGGAAAACCTAAAAACGTATTTATACGTCACTAGGCTAAGTACTTTCACATAcagcattttatttaatcttcatagtgTACTAACGAGGTAGATGTAGAAACTTACCAGGTTCTTAGACTACATAATCTGTACGGGGTCATAGAGTTGGTaattggcagagctggggtttaaAAACCATCTTTgaggccaggtggctcacgcctataatcccagcattttgggaggccgaggcgggcaggagttcgagaccagcctggccagcagagtgaaaccctgcctctactaaaaatataaaaattagccaggtgtggtggcatgcgcctgtagtcccaactactcaggaggctgtggcaggagaattgcttgaacctgggaggcggaggttgcagtgagccgagactgcgccattgcactccagtctggatgacagagcgaggctctgtctcaaaaaataaataaataaatgtgaaaacctTCTTTGAGCCCCTGTGTTCTCTCTAccacttttgtattttcttttttttttttttttgagatggagtcttgctctgttgcccaggctggagtgcagtggcgtgttctcggctcactgcaacctctacctcccaaggtcaagtgattctcctgccttaacctcccgagtagctgggactacaggtgcgtgccaacacgcccagctcttttttgtattattagtagaaacagggtttcaccatgctggcccgcctagtctcgaactcctgaccttgtgatccgcccgcctcagcctccgaaagtgctgggattacaggggtgagttaCTGTGCCTgcctgtattttcctttttttgttttgttttgttttggtgtgtgtgtgtgtgtgtgtgtgtgtgttttggagacagagtcttgctctgtcgcccagtggcatgatcttggctcactgcaacctccacctctcaggttcaagcaattttcctgcctcagcctcctgagtagctaggaccacaggcgcatgccaccacgcctggctaattttttgtattttttattagagacgggttttcaccctgttgcccatgctggtttagaactcctgagcttgggcaatctgcccaccttggccttccaaagtgctgggattacaggcgtgagccaccgcacccagcatattttcttttaaaaaatccttgtgCTGCTGAAGAGTGGGAAGGAAGGGAGCAGACATATTCCCCTTCCTTGGTTGGTGAGGACATCCTAGCTCCTGGTTTGCCTCTGTTGCTAGATAATAAAAGATAACTGACCTTTTCTTAGAAACTAGAGCCTTTTTGAACAGGGAGTGTTCAGTTGGCAGAAGCCTTCCTGGCAGGTTCTTTCCAGTCATGCCTCAGagctaaaattatttcataaacattGGGCCTCATCAGGCTGAGCCAAGTTGGGCTTTGACTACAGACCCAGCTGATTACTGCTCAGGTGTTTTCAGGCGTGTATGGGTCAAGATCAAGCTCATCTGGGCCTACTTGCCTTTCAGCTTCAGAATGGAGCCATCTGCCACCATCCTGCTGCTTTTGGTCCTTCACTGCCCATCTTAGAGCCAGCACAGTGGATCAGCATCTTGAACAGTAATGAACACCTTCTGAAGGAAAAAGAGCTTCTCATTGACAAGTAAGAGGGCAAGGGGTACCACAGAGCCAGACTACTCTCCCAGGCCCCATTGAAGACACCTAATGGAGTCTTCCCAAGGGCAAAGCATTCCTCCTCTGTTTAGGTCCATGTCTTGCCTCATGGTGGAGGTAGTTTGATAAGCAGCCTAGTCGTGTATATATAACTAATATAATAGACCAGTTATGTATTTCTTTAGGGGCTCTAGGGAGTGCCTAAGGGGGTAGCCAGTTCATTGCTTCTGATCTTTTCCTCATTTCCCCAGTTATCTTTCTCATTTGTTCTTCTTCCTTCAGAAAATagtgatatccagaatctaagaTCTTGCTTACGTAATAGGGATTGTACTTAGTAGGGGCTCATATTGTGAGGGGTTAGCATCAGGACCCTGACCTGATTCTACCGGCTTGTGCAGGCAGAGGAAACACATCTCTCAGCTGGAGCAGAAAGTGCGAGAGAGCGAACTGCAAGTCCACAGTGCCCTCTTGGGCCGCCCTGCCCCCTTTGGTGATGTCTGCTTGCTGAGGCTACAGGTAAGTATTGGCCATCAGGATGGCATTCTGTTTGTCATAACTCGGTGTCTTCCCTATGCTTGACACCATTAGGTATCCAGGAGATAGAAAAGAGCTCAAGTGATGTAAgtgtccctgccctcaaagagggCATACTAATTATAAAGCACCCTTTATCATGCCCTTGTGGGAGCAGAAAAGGCTAAGAACCAGGTGAAAGTCCAGATGCCTGGGTGTGAAGACATACTTGGAAGAAAGGTAGATAGTAAGGTCCTAGAGTTGGGTGATGTTATGAGAAGTCTTAATTTTCTAGCCCTAGCCAAAGGAGAGAGAGGCAAAGGTAATGCAGGATTTAGagctattctctctctttttttttttttcccctgctctgtcacccaggctggagtgcagtggcacaatctcggctcactgcaacctccgcctcccgggttcaagcaattctcctgcctcagcctcccaagtagctaggattacaggtgcctgccaccatgcctggctaatttttatatttttagtagagacggggtttcatcatgttggccaggctggtctcgaactcctgacctcgtgatccgcctacctcggcttcccaaagtgctgggattacaggcgggagtcACTGCACCCGGGCATTCTCATTTTTATCCTCCATATCTAGGAGCAGCTGAAGAAGATAATATTCTCACTGAGATCAATGGTTGTGGGGCTTTAGAGTTTGAAAAGAAGCCTGCTTTGTTGACCAAGCTTCTGCAATTTGGGCATTTGAATGTTGGATATTTGACAGGTTATAGCACTGGCTTTGCTACCTAATTAAGGCAGTATCCTGTCTCATAGAATCAGAATGTTAAGAGTGGGAAGTGCCTTAAATAAAACTAGTTAATTCTTCGAATTTACTGATTAAAGAATTGAAACCTGAGAAAGAGGAAGACCTTGCCTGAGATCATATAGAGAATGAGTGGAGGGAAGCCAGGCTTTGAGCCCAGGTCTTCTGATGTCTTGTCCTAGGTTCCTTCCAGTATACAATGGCTTAGGTATTGctttaaggcagtggttctcaaatgtgagtgtgcatcagaatccctGGAgcgcttgttaaaatacagattattgGGACCCATCCCTACAGTTTCTGGTTTGGTGGGCCTAGGAGTTAGGCTTAAGACATTGCATTGCTAACAAATTACATCAtcaggtaatgctgatgctgtTAACCCTAAGACCTAGTTGAGAACCACTTCTTAAAGAGATTCTTGGAGAAAAATGATATTTGACCGTGAAGTATGCTGGGAATAAGTAAAGTACATGAGACTATAAGGGTAGAGAACAGTTACATATTGAGAATCTTTCTGGCAGGAATTGCAGCGAGAAAACACTTTCTTACGTGCACAGTTTGCACAGAAGACAGAAGCCTTGAGCAGAGAAAAGATTGACCTTGAAAAGAAACTCTCTGCTTCTGAAGTTGAAGTCCAGCTCATCAGAGAGTCGCTCAAAGTGGCgttgcagaagcattctgaggaagtgaagaaacaggaagaaagggtGAGCTGAGTAGCTGATAGCCCTAGTTCACAAAGGAGTTGGCAGTCAGCTGTCTACTCTAAAGCCTAAGCTGTTTCTGGCCTGGAACTAAGAGGAGACAATTGGGTGAGATCCTCCACTGGCTTCTCACACAGAATCGTCACAGATCTCCTTTTTGCTAGAAATGgaactctcctccctccctcattttTGCTTCATCTCCACAAAACCACAACAGTCAGAGAAAGTTGTATGATCCCTCACTGTCCCAGGTTGTGCTGTGCAATGTACCACCAGCTGGTCTGGGTAGAAAACCAACCTGAGTACTCATACCAGGTGGCACTGTTGCAAAATACACCTGTGGTATATTTGTATCATTCAGTCTGGTTTCTCACCCTTcctaaaaagtagagaaaaattcCATGTgcatcaggcatggtggctcacgcctgtaatcccagcactttgggaggctgaaacgggtggatcacctgaggtccagagttcgagaccagcctggccaacatggtgaaaccccgtctctactaaaaatgcaaaaattagctgggtgtggtggctggcgcctgtaatctcagctacttgggaggctgaagcaggagaatagcttgaacccgggagacagaggttgcagtgaaccaggatcacgccatcatgccattgcactccagcctaggtgatagagcaagactccgtctcaggaaaaaaaaaaaaaattccatgtgcACAGCTAGTTTGGGTGTGTATATTTGCCAGTACTCTTAGAATTGCCTTAGGTTTAAAGTTATTTGGTTTTGTTGGTATCTCCCAATTCACGGCTTGCTCTAAAGCATGTGTTTTTGGGGAACCAGTTTAGTAATGTTAAAGTTCTAGACCACTTAAAACAACTAGAGCAATACTTCTCAAACTTCATTGTTTCAGAATCActtggggatcttgttaaaaatgTACATCAGATTCATAGTTCTAGGAGGAAGCCTGAgatcctgcctttcttttttttttttttgagatggaatttcgctctggcatctgggctggagtgcagtggtgcaatctcagctcactgcaacctcagcctcctgggttcaagcgattctcctgcttcagcctcccaagtagttgggattacaggcgcctgctaccacacccagctaatttttgtaattttagtggagatggggtttcaccatgttggccaggctggtctcgaactcctgacctcaggtgatccacccacctcagcctcccaaagtgctgggattacagatgtgacccactgcacccagctggattctgcatttctgacaagctcccaggtgatgctgatgttgttGGTACTGGAAGGACTTAAGAGggtttgttaaaaaagaaaatttaaagttgagttaggctgggcgccgtggctcatgcttgtaatccctgcactttgggaggctgaggtgggcagatcacctgaggtcaggggttcgagaccagcctgaccaacatggagaaaccctgtctctactaaaaatacaaaattagctgggcgtggtggcacatgcctataatcccagctactcaggaggctgaagcaggagaatcactttaacccaggaggcggaagttgcaatgaggcaagatcgctccattgcaccccagcctaggcaacaagagcgaaactccatctcaaaaaaataaaagaaagttgggttagtgagtttaaaaaaataataatttatatatctgTTAGGTAATTAAATACCAATAGATTTATAATAAAACTAGTAGttctaaaaacaaatgaaaaaataaaaaatttagtagTTCTggccagactcagtggctcatacctataattccagcactttgggagactgtggcaagagaattgcttgagctcaggagtttaagacaagcctgaacaacatagtgagactctcttaaaaaaaaaaaaaaattttttttttccctaaaatcaaGTTTATTACTCAGAGCAAAAGTTGCCCATATAATACGTTgctcttcaatttttatttctgcatggTTATACAGTCTGAAtgactagtttacaatcccaggTGGTATTATAAGTTTTGCttttactggccaggcatggtggctcacacctgtaatcccagcatatggggaggccaaggcaggcgaatcacttgaggtcaggagttcgagaccagtctggccaacatggtgaaaccctctctgtactaaaaaaaatacaaaaatggccaggcacgatggcttacacctgtaatcccaacactttgggaggctgaggagggcagatcacaaggtcaggagatcaagaacatcctggccaacatggtgaaaccccatctctactaaaaatacaaaaaattagctgggggtggtggcgcacgcctatagtcccagctacttgggaggctgaggcaggagaatcacttgaacacaggaggcggaggttgcagtgagccaagatcacaccactgcacttccagcctggcaacagagcaagactctgtctcaaaaaaaaacaaaatgcaaaaattagcggggtatggtggtgggctcctgtaacctcagctacttaagaggctggggcaagagagttgcttgaacccaggaggtagatgttgcagtgagccgagatagcaccactgctctctaatctgggcaacagagtgagtgagagtctgtctcaaaaaaaacaaaacaaaacaaaaaaaggcggGGGGCGGGGGATGTGACTGTTGGAAGGGGAAAAGTCCTCGCTGACAAAGAAATGacactaatgaaaataaaatcaagaatgaTCCACTGGTACCACAGATGATAGAGAAGCTTGTCAGTGAGCAGTTCCCTACTTCTTGCAGCAAAGGGGAGCATgggctaaaaatattttagaaaaatcaaacGGCACCTGCAACACACTCTTAAATAAAGGCCAAGCTTGCAAACTATTCCTCCTCATCCATGTTGCTCAAATGTGAAGGAATTCTATATAAGGCTAAAATCTAGTGAATCTTCTCACTTCAATTTCCACCTCTCTGGCTCAAGTCATTCTTgtgacttagcctcccaagtagctgggatgataggcacatgccaccacactgggctaaattttgtacttttattagagatggggtttcaccatgttggccaggctggtcttaaactcctggcctcaggtgattcacccaccttggcctcccaaagtgctgggattacagacatgagccactgcgcctggccctcacTGCTGCTGCTTTGTGGAATACAGTTTTTCTTCAAGTGAGACTAGGACAATCTCTTCATATTCTTTTAGTTCCTGGGATGTTTTACAGTACTCTGTCCAATCACATCTACATCTCTAGACAAGTGCTCCATCATGCTTTCAACAGTTGTGGTTGGTGCATAAAAATTCACCAAGAAATACCCA
Protein-coding regions in this window:
- the CEP85 gene encoding centrosomal protein of 85 kDa isoform X3, with the translated sequence MAMQEKYPTEGISHVTSPSSDVIQKGSSLGTEWQTPVISEPFRSRFSRCSSVADSGDTAIGTSCSDIAEDFCSSSGSPPFQPIKSHVTIPTAHVMPSTLGTSPAKPNSTPVGPSSSKLPLSGLAESVGMTRNGDLGAMKHSPGLSRDLMYFSGATGENGIEQSWFPAVGHERQEEARKFDIPSMESTLNQSAMMETLYSDPHHRVRFHNPRTSTSKELYRVLPEAKKAPGSGAVFERNGPHSNSSGVLPLGLQPAPGLSKPLPSQVWQPSPDTWHPREQSCELSTCRQQLELIRLQMEQMQLQNGAICHHPAAFGPSLPILEPAQWISILNSNEHLLKEKELLIDKQRKHISQLEQKVRESELQVHSALLGRPAPFGDVCLLRLQELQRENTFLRAQFAQKTEALSREKIDLEKKLSASEVEVQLIRESLKVALQKHSEEVKKQEERVKGRDKHINNLKKKCQKESEQNREKQQRIETLERYLADLPTLEDHQKQSQQLKDSELKSTELQEKVTELESLLEETQAICREKEIQLESLRQREAEFSSAGHSLQDKQSVEETSGEGPEVEMESWQKRYDSLQKIVEKQQQKMDQLRSQVQIEDSSGVPWRFPGGNSRRAA
- the CEP85 gene encoding centrosomal protein of 85 kDa isoform 2 (isoform 2 is encoded by transcript variant 2) translates to MAMQEKYPTEGISHVTSPNFCSSSGSPPFQPIKSHVTIPTAHVMPSTLGTSPAKPNSTPVGPSSSKLPLSGLAESVGMTRNGDLGAMKHSPGLSRDLMYFSGATGENGIEQSWFPAVGHERQEEARKFDIPSMESTLNQSAMMETLYSDPHHRVRFHNPRTSTSKELYRVLPEAKKAPGSGAVFERNGPHSNSSGVLPLGLQPAPGLSKPLPSQVWQPSPDTWHPREQSCELSTCRQQLELIRLQMEQMQLQNGAICHHPAAFGPSLPILEPAQWISILNSNEHLLKEKELLIDKQRKHISQLEQKVRESELQVHSALLGRPAPFGDVCLLRLQELQRENTFLRAQFAQKTEALSREKIDLEKKLSASEVEVQLIRESLKVALQKHSEEVKKQEERVKGRDKHINNLKKKCQKESEQNREKQQRIETLERYLADLPTLEDHQKQSQQLKDSELKSTELQEKVTELESLLEETQAICREKEIQLESLRQREAEFSSAGHSLQDKQSVEETSGEGPEVEMESWQKRYDSLQKIVEKQQQKMDQLRSQVQSLEQEVAQEEGTSQALREEAQRRDSALQQLRTAVKELSVQNQDLIEKNLTLQEHLRQAQPGSPPSPDTAQLALELHQELASCLQDLQAVCSIVTQRAQGHDPNLSLLLGIHSAQHPETQLDLQKPDVIKRKLEEVQQLRRDIEDLRTTMSDRYAQDMGENCVTQ